A genomic stretch from Pararhizobium sp. IMCC21322 includes:
- a CDS encoding LacI family DNA-binding transcriptional regulator — MANIKQIAADMGVSVATVSNALTGKGRVSREMVERIRKCAQDLGYRPSLAGRALRSGQTGILGLVMPDLTNPLFPRIAQHLSLEADNRHLSILIADSRGNAMEQSQAMNRLVDRGVDGLLIVPQKGTSPESQPVPTVIINTASDPRNTVSADHAGGGKLIATHVAGLGHRKVAMLGADPVSEVQGDRIDGMISGLAGESEFQVFWSQDGLGNLIRAVESGVTAIMTTSDLLALSAHSHLTRAGFSVPSDVSLTGFDDLPLATAMHPMLTTVAQDVAQIAERAIDLLTLAISGESLPDMGSTIPMHLVVRNSTANPRHSPNPNLTFKQEISQ; from the coding sequence ATGGCCAATATCAAGCAAATTGCTGCGGACATGGGTGTTTCGGTCGCGACCGTTTCAAATGCCCTGACCGGCAAAGGCCGTGTATCGCGGGAAATGGTCGAGCGTATTCGCAAATGTGCGCAGGACTTGGGCTACCGTCCCAGCCTTGCAGGCCGCGCGCTGCGCAGTGGCCAAACGGGCATCCTTGGATTGGTGATGCCTGATCTTACAAATCCGCTTTTTCCGCGCATTGCCCAGCACCTCTCTCTGGAAGCGGACAACCGTCATTTGAGTATTTTAATCGCAGATTCTCGCGGCAATGCGATGGAACAAAGTCAGGCCATGAACCGACTTGTTGATCGCGGGGTCGATGGTCTGCTGATTGTGCCGCAGAAGGGCACCTCGCCCGAATCCCAACCAGTGCCAACGGTGATTATCAATACGGCTTCTGATCCGAGAAACACTGTTTCGGCGGATCATGCAGGCGGCGGTAAACTGATCGCCACACATGTCGCAGGTCTCGGACACCGAAAGGTGGCGATGCTGGGCGCAGACCCCGTGTCCGAAGTGCAAGGCGACAGAATTGACGGCATGATATCCGGTCTGGCCGGAGAATCCGAGTTCCAGGTATTTTGGAGCCAGGACGGTCTTGGTAATCTGATCCGGGCCGTTGAATCAGGCGTGACCGCCATCATGACCACATCAGACCTGCTGGCGCTCAGCGCGCATTCGCATTTAACCCGCGCCGGATTTTCTGTTCCAAGCGATGTCAGCCTCACGGGCTTTGATGATTTGCCTTTGGCGACAGCCATGCATCCGATGCTCACCACCGTTGCGCAGGATGTTGCGCAAATCGCGGAACGTGCCATCGACCTTCTTACACTGGCCATCAGTGGAGAAAGCCTGCCAGATATGGGATCCACAATCCCCATGCATCTGGTGGTCCGAAATTCCACAGCGAATCCAAGACACTCTCCCAACCCAAACCTCACTTTCAAACAGGAGATTTCTCAATGA
- a CDS encoding ABC transporter substrate-binding protein, with product MKATLTVAALSCALASTAFAQDKTLTISVYSFAQDAYKEALYDPFEAICGCDLVIETGNSVERMAKIEANANDPVIDMAVISSHDALSLARKDLLAPLDISKLTNHGKLYAAAQDPIGGNMAVGYTFYASSIVYRTDLVEISSWGDLLDEKLAGNVSLPNITGTQGPLTLMMLAKAAGNETDDYSSVISSIGEHADDIVTFYSRSSELAQLMNQEEVIAAPVGRFAWSRFKSSPLPFAWAEPAEGQAGGMNVMIMTKGNGNEELAYQFMDYWLSTEVQTRVAEALIDSPANTEVVVSEDVADNLTYGAELINSLNILDPAKIIDSREAWVEQWNTEVIR from the coding sequence ATGAAAGCCACACTAACTGTAGCAGCGCTGTCCTGCGCACTTGCCTCAACGGCATTCGCGCAAGACAAAACCCTGACCATTTCGGTCTACTCCTTTGCACAGGACGCTTACAAGGAAGCGCTTTACGATCCATTTGAAGCCATTTGCGGCTGTGATCTGGTCATCGAAACCGGTAACAGCGTGGAGCGTATGGCCAAGATCGAAGCCAATGCCAATGACCCGGTTATTGATATGGCGGTGATTTCATCACACGACGCCCTGAGCCTGGCGCGCAAGGATCTGCTGGCCCCGCTTGATATCTCAAAACTCACCAACCATGGGAAACTCTATGCTGCCGCGCAGGATCCGATTGGTGGAAACATGGCTGTTGGCTATACATTTTATGCCAGTTCCATCGTTTATAGGACCGACCTTGTCGAGATTTCCAGCTGGGGTGATTTGCTGGACGAAAAGCTGGCCGGGAATGTATCGCTCCCGAACATCACAGGTACGCAGGGACCGCTTACTTTGATGATGTTGGCCAAAGCTGCGGGCAATGAAACGGACGATTATTCCAGTGTAATCTCCAGCATTGGCGAACATGCTGACGATATCGTCACCTTCTATTCCCGCTCATCTGAACTTGCGCAGTTGATGAATCAGGAAGAAGTGATTGCAGCTCCCGTCGGGCGCTTTGCATGGAGCCGTTTCAAAAGTTCGCCATTGCCATTTGCCTGGGCAGAACCAGCCGAAGGCCAAGCCGGCGGCATGAATGTCATGATCATGACCAAAGGCAATGGCAACGAAGAACTGGCCTATCAGTTCATGGATTACTGGCTGTCCACCGAAGTGCAGACCCGCGTTGCAGAGGCGCTCATCGACAGTCCTGCGAACACAGAGGTCGTGGTTAGCGAAGACGTTGCTGACAACCTCACCTATGGGGCCGAGCTGATCAATTCCCTGAATATCCTTGATCCTGCAAAGATCATCGACAGCCGCGAAGCGTGGGTCGAGCAGTGGAACACTGAAGTTATCAGATAA
- a CDS encoding ABC transporter permease, with protein sequence MFFNTREGLALALPAAFFALLLFIVPVGILLSEAFRSDAGWTLNGYIEFFSKPLNRTVFLRTLKLGVLVAATSAIIGYAAAFCIVNLPPSARGRIFGLVVLPLMISPVARTYAWIVILGRTGIVNDTIVGLGLSDTPIRLLFTETAVFLGLLQLFMPLMIISLISAMENIPRDVIPAARVLGANWFQVFFKVILPLTKEGLVIGGTLVFTGALTAYITPAILGGSKVLMLETLLYQRVNVANDFVSASVIAMILIVMSFTANLLLKRIATARK encoded by the coding sequence ATGTTTTTCAACACCCGTGAAGGGCTTGCATTGGCCTTGCCTGCCGCGTTCTTTGCGCTGCTGCTGTTCATCGTGCCTGTCGGCATTCTGTTGTCAGAAGCGTTTCGGTCTGATGCCGGATGGACACTGAATGGCTACATCGAGTTTTTCTCAAAGCCGCTGAACCGGACGGTGTTCCTGCGCACGCTGAAACTGGGCGTGCTGGTTGCGGCCACGTCAGCAATTATCGGCTATGCGGCGGCGTTTTGTATCGTCAATCTTCCTCCTTCGGCTCGGGGACGTATCTTCGGCCTGGTGGTTTTGCCATTGATGATTTCTCCGGTTGCCCGCACCTATGCCTGGATCGTGATTTTGGGGCGAACCGGGATCGTGAACGACACCATTGTTGGACTGGGCCTCTCTGACACGCCGATCCGCCTGCTGTTTACCGAAACGGCGGTTTTCCTGGGCTTGCTGCAACTCTTCATGCCGCTGATGATTATCTCGCTGATTTCAGCCATGGAAAACATTCCCCGCGACGTCATACCCGCTGCCCGCGTGCTCGGCGCGAATTGGTTTCAGGTGTTTTTCAAAGTCATCCTGCCGCTGACCAAAGAGGGCCTCGTTATTGGTGGTACGCTTGTCTTTACCGGCGCACTGACAGCCTATATTACGCCCGCCATCCTGGGTGGATCAAAAGTGCTGATGCTGGAGACGCTGCTGTATCAAAGGGTCAATGTGGCCAATGATTTCGTCTCGGCCAGCGTGATCGCAATGATCCTGATTGTCATGTCGTTTACAGCCAATCTGCTGTTAAAGCGCATCGCAACGGCAAGGAAATAG